A genomic segment from Streptomyces sp. NBC_00459 encodes:
- a CDS encoding AIM24 family protein has translation MKGDLFSSEYMVQPATAPGMTAENAKSIKYAVDGEMFARQGAMIAFRGNLQFERKGQGVGGMLKRAVTGEGLPLMAVRGQGEAWFAHEAQNCFIVEIDPGDVFTVNGRNVLCFDASLAYEIKTVKGAGISGGGLFNSVFTGQGRLGLVCEGNPLVIPVSPQYPVYVDTDAVVGWSAGLQTSLHRSQSFGSMIRGGSGEAAQLMLQGEGIVVVRPSEATPQKAQQH, from the coding sequence ATGAAGGGTGACCTGTTTTCCAGTGAGTACATGGTGCAGCCGGCCACAGCGCCCGGCATGACCGCCGAGAACGCCAAGTCCATCAAGTACGCAGTCGACGGCGAGATGTTCGCCCGGCAGGGCGCGATGATCGCCTTCCGTGGCAACCTCCAGTTCGAGCGCAAGGGGCAGGGCGTCGGCGGCATGCTGAAGCGTGCGGTCACGGGCGAGGGCCTGCCCCTGATGGCGGTGCGCGGACAGGGCGAGGCGTGGTTCGCGCACGAGGCGCAGAACTGTTTCATCGTCGAGATCGACCCGGGTGACGTCTTCACGGTCAACGGCCGCAACGTGCTGTGTTTCGACGCCTCGCTGGCGTACGAGATCAAGACGGTCAAGGGGGCGGGGATCAGCGGCGGGGGCCTGTTCAACAGCGTCTTCACCGGACAGGGGCGGCTCGGGCTGGTGTGCGAGGGCAATCCGCTGGTGATTCCGGTGTCGCCGCAGTACCCGGTGTACGTCGACACGGACGCGGTCGTGGGCTGGTCGGCCGGCCTCCAGACGTCGCTGCACCGTTCGCAGTCCTTCGGCTCGATGATCCGCGGCGGCTCCGGCGAGGCCGCCCAACTGATGCTCCAGGGGGAGGGGATCGTCGTCGTACGGCCGAGCGAGGCGACCCCGCAGAAGGCCCAGCAGCACTGA
- a CDS encoding SAM-dependent methyltransferase: MTQDSSAPGTRTPEKIDTTVPHSARIWNYWLGGKDNYPVDHEAGDAFRKVFPGITDLAGDSRAFLGRAVRLLAGEAGIRQFLDIGTGLPTADNTHEIAQRVAPDARIVYVDNDPLVLTHAAALLTSSPEGVTDYVDADLHDPDAVLREAARTLDLSRPVALTLMQVSGHIADYEEARAIVGALMGALPSGSHLAFNDSVDTNKANAEATRLYNESGAAPYRLRSPRQLAGFFDGLELLAPGVVPITDWRPDPGTAAATGEVIALGGVARKP; this comes from the coding sequence GTGACGCAGGACTCGTCCGCCCCCGGCACACGGACGCCGGAGAAGATCGACACGACGGTGCCGCACTCGGCCCGGATCTGGAACTACTGGCTCGGCGGCAAGGACAACTATCCGGTCGACCACGAGGCCGGCGACGCCTTCCGCAAGGTCTTCCCCGGCATCACCGACCTCGCCGGCGACTCCCGCGCCTTCCTCGGCCGCGCGGTGCGCCTACTGGCGGGCGAGGCCGGGATCCGGCAGTTCCTCGACATCGGCACCGGCCTGCCCACGGCGGACAACACCCACGAGATCGCCCAGCGGGTGGCCCCCGACGCCCGCATCGTCTACGTCGACAACGACCCCCTTGTCCTGACCCACGCTGCCGCCCTGCTCACCAGCTCCCCCGAGGGCGTGACCGACTACGTCGACGCCGACCTGCACGACCCTGACGCCGTCCTCCGGGAAGCTGCGCGGACCCTGGACCTCAGCCGACCGGTCGCCCTCACGCTGATGCAGGTCAGCGGGCACATCGCCGACTACGAGGAGGCGCGGGCCATCGTCGGCGCCCTGATGGGCGCGCTGCCGTCGGGCAGTCATCTCGCCTTCAACGACAGCGTGGACACCAACAAGGCCAACGCCGAGGCCACCCGTCTCTACAACGAGAGCGGGGCCGCCCCCTACCGCCTGAGGAGCCCGCGGCAGCTCGCCGGTTTCTTCGACGGGCTGGAGCTGCTGGCCCCCGGTGTCGTCCCCATCACCGACTGGCGCCCGGATCCCGGGACGGCCGCCGCGACCGGCGAGGTGATCGCCCTGGGCGGCGTCGCCCGCAAGCCGTAG